In the genome of Bremerella sp. JC817, one region contains:
- a CDS encoding creatininase family protein → MPAPRPWKLSEVRYGHVKETSYEVAVLPLGATEPHNLHLPYGTDDYEGTMIGERICEAAHAQGAKVILLPTMPYGTETNMRKFPLAMNINPSTLYAVVTDLVQSLVESGIKKVVLLNSHGGNEMKPLLRELYGKTEAHVFLCNWFKVLDGDDYHQIFKHNEDHAGEMETSLILAYNPELVARRSDGSFDADSGAVRPMQFEALEKGWVSITRPWHLLTTNSGSGNPHEATAEKGEQLLQILANRLAPFLVQLSAANVDDSFPFEVNEGQ, encoded by the coding sequence ATGCCTGCCCCGCGTCCCTGGAAACTATCGGAAGTCCGTTATGGTCACGTGAAAGAGACTTCATACGAGGTCGCCGTTCTGCCGCTGGGAGCTACCGAGCCGCACAACTTGCACCTGCCATACGGGACCGACGACTACGAAGGAACGATGATCGGCGAGCGGATCTGCGAAGCGGCGCATGCTCAAGGGGCGAAAGTGATCCTGCTGCCGACCATGCCCTACGGCACCGAGACCAACATGCGGAAGTTTCCGCTGGCGATGAACATAAATCCATCGACGCTGTACGCGGTGGTGACCGATCTGGTCCAATCGCTGGTCGAAAGTGGGATCAAGAAGGTAGTGCTGCTGAACAGCCATGGCGGGAACGAGATGAAGCCGCTGCTTCGCGAACTGTACGGCAAGACCGAGGCGCATGTCTTTCTGTGCAACTGGTTCAAAGTCCTCGACGGCGACGACTATCACCAGATCTTCAAGCACAACGAAGACCACGCCGGAGAAATGGAAACATCCCTAATCCTTGCCTATAACCCCGAGTTGGTCGCCCGACGATCAGATGGGTCGTTCGACGCTGATTCGGGAGCGGTCAGACCGATGCAATTCGAGGCACTGGAGAAAGGGTGGGTGTCGATTACCCGTCCCTGGCACCTGCTGACGACCAACTCCGGCTCCGGAAACCCTCACGAGGCGACCGCTGAAAAAGGGGAGCAACTTTTGCAGATCCTGGCGAACCGACTGGCCCCGTTCCTGGTCCAACTTTCCGCGGCGAACGTCGACGATTCGTTTCCTTTCGAGGTAAACGAAGGGCAGTAA
- a CDS encoding sugar phosphate isomerase/epimerase family protein, giving the protein MARPVTMFTGQWADMKLDDLAKTMKGFGFDGLELACWGDHFEVDRAVTEDDYCDKKREQLDKFDLGCWSISTHLCGQAVCDIIDERHKSILPESVWGDGDPASVNDRAAEAVKNAARAAQKFGVPVVNGFTGSSIWHLLYSFPPVPPKMIDDGFKLFADRWNPIMDVFGECGIKFALEVHPTEIAFDIYSAERALEAIGHREEFGFNFDPSHLLWQGIDPVEFIRYFPDRIYHVHIKDAITTLNGRTGILSSHIDFGDHRRGWNFRSPGHGGVNFEEIIRALNDIQYTGPLSVEWEDSGMDRLHGAEESCEFVRSIDFAPSDVAFDSAFDKEKQ; this is encoded by the coding sequence ATGGCTCGCCCAGTCACGATGTTCACCGGCCAATGGGCCGATATGAAGTTGGACGATTTGGCTAAAACGATGAAAGGTTTTGGCTTCGACGGTCTCGAACTGGCTTGCTGGGGGGACCACTTTGAAGTGGACCGCGCCGTCACCGAGGACGACTACTGCGACAAAAAACGCGAACAGCTCGACAAGTTCGACCTCGGCTGCTGGTCGATCAGCACCCACCTCTGTGGTCAGGCTGTCTGCGACATCATCGACGAACGCCATAAGTCGATCCTGCCAGAATCGGTCTGGGGTGATGGGGATCCGGCCAGCGTCAACGATCGCGCTGCCGAAGCAGTGAAGAACGCTGCCCGCGCCGCCCAGAAGTTTGGCGTGCCGGTGGTGAACGGCTTCACCGGTTCCAGCATCTGGCACCTGCTGTATAGCTTCCCACCGGTTCCTCCGAAGATGATCGACGACGGCTTCAAGCTGTTCGCCGATCGCTGGAACCCGATCATGGACGTGTTCGGCGAATGCGGCATCAAGTTCGCCCTGGAAGTTCACCCGACCGAAATCGCCTTCGATATCTATAGTGCCGAACGTGCCCTGGAAGCGATCGGTCACCGCGAAGAATTCGGTTTCAACTTCGATCCTAGCCACTTGCTGTGGCAAGGTATCGATCCTGTGGAATTCATTCGTTACTTCCCCGATCGTATCTATCACGTCCACATCAAGGACGCGATCACCACGCTCAACGGCCGCACCGGCATCCTGAGCAGCCACATCGATTTCGGCGATCATCGTCGCGGCTGGAACTTCCGCAGCCCAGGCCATGGTGGCGTGAACTTTGAAGAAATCATCCGTGCCCTCAACGACATCCAGTACACCGGTCCACTGAGTGTCGAATGGGAAGACAGCGGCATGGATCGTCTGCATGGTGCGGAAGAGTCGTGCGAATTCGTTCGCAGCATCGACTTCGCCCCCAGCGATGTCGCCTTCGACTCCGCTTTCGACAAAGAAAAGCAGTAA
- a CDS encoding cis-3-hydroxy-L-proline dehydratase, with protein MKITRISAYQIDLPLVEGNYAWSEGKSVTTFDSTVVRVETDAGVVGHGEVCPLGPVYLPAYAKGVRTGLQEIGPQLLGVDPTQLGPLNRRMDYLLKGHPYVKSAIDIACWDILGQVAGLPVCELLGGRHGEDYVLYRAISQQSPEQMAAKVAGYREEGYRRFQLKVGGQASDDIARIRAVAEVLEPGDKLIADANTGWLPHDALRVVNAVRDVDVYIEQPCATYEECRVIREKTPLPFVLDEVIDGHDMLVRCISERAADAVNIKISKFGGLTKAKLARDLAVSQGLVVTIEDSWGGDIVTAAISHLAHSTPTEHLFTSTDFNSYVTTSIAEGAPQRVHGRMQASQQPGLGISPRMDVLGEPVVSIG; from the coding sequence ATGAAAATCACCCGCATTTCCGCCTACCAAATTGATCTTCCTTTGGTCGAAGGCAACTATGCCTGGAGCGAAGGCAAGAGTGTCACCACCTTCGACAGCACCGTCGTCCGGGTCGAAACCGACGCCGGCGTGGTCGGTCACGGCGAAGTCTGCCCCCTCGGTCCGGTTTACTTGCCGGCATACGCGAAAGGTGTCCGCACCGGCTTGCAAGAGATCGGCCCACAACTGCTGGGAGTTGATCCGACACAGCTTGGCCCGCTCAATCGCCGGATGGATTATCTGCTGAAGGGTCACCCTTATGTGAAGTCGGCGATCGACATCGCTTGTTGGGACATCCTGGGTCAGGTCGCCGGTCTGCCGGTCTGCGAACTGCTTGGCGGACGCCATGGCGAAGACTACGTTCTCTACCGAGCGATTTCGCAGCAGTCGCCTGAACAAATGGCGGCCAAGGTTGCTGGTTATCGCGAAGAGGGTTACCGCCGCTTTCAGTTGAAGGTAGGCGGCCAGGCCAGCGACGACATCGCCCGAATTCGTGCCGTGGCCGAAGTGCTGGAACCAGGCGACAAGCTGATTGCCGACGCCAACACTGGTTGGCTGCCGCACGATGCCTTGCGTGTCGTGAACGCCGTCCGCGATGTCGATGTCTATATCGAGCAGCCTTGTGCGACCTATGAAGAGTGCCGTGTCATTCGCGAGAAGACGCCGCTGCCATTCGTGCTGGACGAAGTGATCGACGGGCACGACATGCTGGTCCGTTGCATTTCGGAACGCGCCGCCGACGCGGTGAATATTAAGATCAGCAAGTTCGGCGGGCTGACCAAGGCGAAGCTGGCCCGCGACCTGGCCGTTTCGCAGGGCCTGGTCGTCACGATCGAGGATAGCTGGGGTGGCGACATCGTCACGGCGGCAATCTCGCACCTGGCCCACAGCACGCCGACCGAGCATCTTTTCACTTCGACCGACTTCAACAGCTACGTCACCACCAGCATCGCCGAAGGTGCCCCGCAGCGGGTGCATGGCCGGATGCAGGCCTCGCAGCAGCCAGGTCTCGGGATCTCGCCACGCATGGACGTTTTAGGCGAACCGGTCGTCAGTATCGGTTAA